The region gacctggtgacctgtgacctgtgtgacctctgacctcgtAGATGGCGAAGCCGATGGTGTGCATGTCCTGCCCGTGGCGGCGGTGGCGGCGGCGGTCTTTCTGCATCAGAGCGACCAGGAAGCTGCAGGCGGCCTCGTCGTCCTCGGGGTCGTCGTCCTCCTCCAGCAGCGAGATCTTGTACTGAGGGTTGATCCAGAACGTGTCTGCAAAGCATCATGGGACATGCAGTTCTTAGATTGCGCACATGAAactgacatgtttgaaaaaatcaccTATATGATAAAGAAAATTTATCGCAAAAACTGGCTTCTGTAgaagaaacatacatttttattatagattatataaataatatttccttgttttccttattttgaaaaaaaactacgGCACGCCccaaaaatgttgaagaaaaattttatcaaaaactcaaataaatttcataccaaaaaaagaaagaaaagaacgGCAGGCCTTCAggttcattttctgtaaaaacagcGCGATAATTCAGAATTATAATTTAGGATGAACTTGTTTCCCTCCTCGGGGCTTTAGGACAGATTTGACATGTCCTCCTGGTCACAggtaacgaacagtccctaacaagTGTGGACTGGTGTCCCAGTCCCGTCCCGGTGCGTCTGCGTCCTCACTGGGATGGTTCCTGCAGCCTCCCGCCGtgcttcctctcctccagcCGCCCTCAAACATCGTCGTGGTCCAAAAACTGACGGCGTCCTGACTGAGGGCGTCCGGGGTCAGATTGCAGATCTCCAGCCGCGAGAACTGACGCAGGAACTCCTGGAAAGACATcctgagggacagagggacagacagatgtgtggCTGCCTTCATCCTTTAAATTGTCTCTGGGGTCTTCGGCGTGGACCTACCAGAACTCTCCGTCCTCCATCTTACAGAGCAGCTCGTCTTTCTCTGCAGAGTCGATGGCGCTCCACTCCGACGAGCTGAAACACAAACCGACAGGACGGCGGGAAAATTTAGGATTTTGCCAATTTATTATTTCagcaaaatgcagtttttcagtacttcattatttcctttttcagtatttcagtattttattttttcagtatttaatttttccccagtttttcgGTATTTTTCG is a window of Plectropomus leopardus isolate mb unplaced genomic scaffold, YSFRI_Pleo_2.0 unplaced_scaffold7651, whole genome shotgun sequence DNA encoding:
- the LOC121940142 gene encoding calpain-1 catalytic subunit-like is translated as VEYRGRQERLIRIRNPWGQVEWTGAWSDNSSEWSAIDSAEKDELLCKMEDGEFWMSFQEFLRQFSRLEICNLTPDALSQDAVSFWTTTMFEGGWRRGSTAGGCRNHPNTFWINPQYKISLLEEDDDPEDDEAACSFLVALMQKDRRRHRRHGQDMHTIGFAIYE